A stretch of Malus sylvestris chromosome 11, drMalSylv7.2, whole genome shotgun sequence DNA encodes these proteins:
- the LOC126591136 gene encoding uncharacterized protein LOC126591136 isoform X2, with amino-acid sequence MAQLERPQRHGDSESTIIHEPRKLTATQSPTMEQYLRGGEVLRSTSSPSSTSSSSPVGHHDGEEDHGHHHKKSVLTKVKEKAKKLKHSLSNKKKHSEGDNSTPTWGASPVEHEDEEQDAEYLGAPMYESEMAPEGYKETAKLQPRAVPVISEKHVLPSSVTPGFEHDKEKPPSPNKTVTKIACAKPLSPREVITGTVATKPCSPKEAVTGTVATKPADSPSKSTEIAKTSSPNKTIAETVTEKLGPAYATVSDTTYAIASKIEGLTVSAPAAVSNATHAIASKVGLAVAAPTPSDKSPEAPHTVSASSALQNSSSRATPQILAASEGPQPLSVPAAPQSGEDERALSQVISDAMSPKKASGGGDVGMVGKVKGAINSMLWNEEPSETTTAQSAVATSPNSQSAMMTSSPRIPVSTNAHEAIEEEKKGRILQTN; translated from the exons GGGGTGAAGTTTTGAGGTCGACATCCTCACCCTCgtcaacatcatcatcatctccgGTCGGGCACCATGATGGAGAAGAAGATCATGGACACCATCACAAGAAATCTGTTCTCACCAAGGTGAAAGAGAAGGCCAAGAAGCTGAAGCACTCACTCAGCAACAAGAAAAAGCACAGTGAAGGCGATAACTCCACCCCCACTTGGGGTGCAAGCCCAGTTGAGCACGAAGATGAAGAGCAAGATGCTGAATATCTAGGAGCCCCAA TGTACGAATCAGAGATGGCACctgaaggatacaaggaaactGCAAAGCTGCAACCCCGAGCAGTTCCTGTGATTTCTGAGAAGCATGTTTTGCCAAGTAGTGTCACTCCGGGATTTGAACACGATAAGGAGAAGCCTCCTAGTCCTAACAAGACAGTGACCAAAATTGCATGCGCGAAGCCTCTTAGTCCTAGAGAGGTAATCACCGGAACTGTGGCCACAAAACCTTGTAGCCCTAAAGAGGCAGTCACTGGAACTGTGGCCACGAAACCTGCAGATAGTCCTAGCAAGTCAACTGAAATTGCAAAGACTTCAAGTCCTAACAAAACAATAGCTGAAACTGTGACTGAGAAGTTGGGACCGGCCTATGCCACGGTATCAGATACAACATACGCAATTGCCTCAAAGATAGAAGGGCTCACTGTTTCAGCCCCCGCTGCTGTATCCAATGCAACCCATGCCATTGCCTCAAAGGTAGGCCTCGCTGTTGCGGCCCCAACTCCTTCAGATAAATCCCCGGAAGCTCCACACACTGTTTCAGCATCATCAGCTCTGCAGAACTCTTCATCCCGGGCAACTCCACAAATCTTGGCAGCCTCAGAGGGTCCACAACCTTTGTCAGTCCCTGCAGCTCCACAATCTG GGGAAGATGAAAGAGCACTTTCGCAAGTGATATCCGACGCAATGAGTCCAAAGAAAGCTTCTGGTGGTGGTGATGTTGGCATGGTGGGGAAGGTGAAAGGGGCtataaattccatgctttggaaCGAGGAGCCATCCGAAACCACTACCGCACAATCAGCCGTGGCCACATCACCAAACTCACAGTCAGCCATGATGACTTCATCCCCGCGCATTCCAGTCTCAACAAATGCTCATGAAG CTattgaggaagaaaagaagggaAGAATACTGCAGACTAATTGA
- the LOC126591136 gene encoding low-temperature-induced 65 kDa protein isoform X1, with product MAQLERPQRHGDSESTIIHEPRKLTATQSPTMEQYLRGGEVLRSTSSPSSTSSSSPVGHHDGEEDHGHHHKKSVLTKVKEKAKKLKHSLSNKKKHSEGDNSTPTWGASPVEHEDEEQDAEYLGAPMYESEMAPEGYKETAKLQPRAVPVISEKHVLPSSVTPGFEHDKEKPPSPNKTVTKIACAKPLSPREVITGTVATKPCSPKEAVTGTVATKPADSPSKSTEIAKTSSPNKTIAETVTEKLGPAYATVSDTTYAIASKIEGLTVSAPAAVSNATHAIASKVGLAVAAPTPSDKSPEAPHTVSASSALQNSSSRATPQILAASEGPQPLSVPAAPQSGKHSDQIWDKGVSVKEYLIQKFEPGEDERALSQVISDAMSPKKASGGGDVGMVGKVKGAINSMLWNEEPSETTTAQSAVATSPNSQSAMMTSSPRIPVSTNAHEAIEEEKKGRILQTN from the exons GGGGTGAAGTTTTGAGGTCGACATCCTCACCCTCgtcaacatcatcatcatctccgGTCGGGCACCATGATGGAGAAGAAGATCATGGACACCATCACAAGAAATCTGTTCTCACCAAGGTGAAAGAGAAGGCCAAGAAGCTGAAGCACTCACTCAGCAACAAGAAAAAGCACAGTGAAGGCGATAACTCCACCCCCACTTGGGGTGCAAGCCCAGTTGAGCACGAAGATGAAGAGCAAGATGCTGAATATCTAGGAGCCCCAA TGTACGAATCAGAGATGGCACctgaaggatacaaggaaactGCAAAGCTGCAACCCCGAGCAGTTCCTGTGATTTCTGAGAAGCATGTTTTGCCAAGTAGTGTCACTCCGGGATTTGAACACGATAAGGAGAAGCCTCCTAGTCCTAACAAGACAGTGACCAAAATTGCATGCGCGAAGCCTCTTAGTCCTAGAGAGGTAATCACCGGAACTGTGGCCACAAAACCTTGTAGCCCTAAAGAGGCAGTCACTGGAACTGTGGCCACGAAACCTGCAGATAGTCCTAGCAAGTCAACTGAAATTGCAAAGACTTCAAGTCCTAACAAAACAATAGCTGAAACTGTGACTGAGAAGTTGGGACCGGCCTATGCCACGGTATCAGATACAACATACGCAATTGCCTCAAAGATAGAAGGGCTCACTGTTTCAGCCCCCGCTGCTGTATCCAATGCAACCCATGCCATTGCCTCAAAGGTAGGCCTCGCTGTTGCGGCCCCAACTCCTTCAGATAAATCCCCGGAAGCTCCACACACTGTTTCAGCATCATCAGCTCTGCAGAACTCTTCATCCCGGGCAACTCCACAAATCTTGGCAGCCTCAGAGGGTCCACAACCTTTGTCAGTCCCTGCAGCTCCACAATCTGGTAAGCACAGTGATCAAATATGGGATAAGGGTGTTTCTGTAAAGGAgtatttgattcaaaaatttgaGCCAGGGGAAGATGAAAGAGCACTTTCGCAAGTGATATCCGACGCAATGAGTCCAAAGAAAGCTTCTGGTGGTGGTGATGTTGGCATGGTGGGGAAGGTGAAAGGGGCtataaattccatgctttggaaCGAGGAGCCATCCGAAACCACTACCGCACAATCAGCCGTGGCCACATCACCAAACTCACAGTCAGCCATGATGACTTCATCCCCGCGCATTCCAGTCTCAACAAATGCTCATGAAG CTattgaggaagaaaagaagggaAGAATACTGCAGACTAATTGA